The Candidatus Flexicrinis affinis genome has a segment encoding these proteins:
- a CDS encoding mandelate racemase/muconate lactonizing enzyme family protein, with amino-acid sequence MKITRLESFTVAVPFKAPILSAFGVSYPARIRTFIRLHTDEGLTGIGETGPSALHYVNRESLITRFDKSVAPAVVGEDPFDFNWIRRKLYNSGDAVAVEIACWDLIAKKAGVPLYRLLGGHGEKVGVPVAGYCFFRAPARDGTGGVTPDTFVDHCLSVKAEGGYSVLKLKFGSNRPETEVALAAKLRASAGPELGMRVDPNGSWSLTTALQMLKRLEPIDLEYIEEPIRVQGPADATTATALLKRLRSISATPIAADHCYRTDLLAQIIREDAADVVLADVFGAGGIEPAINFCRLAGAFGLGVAMHSGAELCVGQVVKLHVHAAMPDVVTHAGDSIYPEYADGVLQGGKLQIRDGSMAVPQTPGLGVDLDPVRLARWELTADWHRELDAFWDHTKAMIGVTYPTSDMLMRHY; translated from the coding sequence ATGAAGATCACGCGGCTCGAATCGTTCACTGTGGCGGTCCCGTTCAAGGCGCCGATCCTGAGCGCGTTCGGCGTCAGCTACCCGGCTCGAATTCGCACGTTCATCCGCTTGCATACCGACGAGGGGCTGACCGGCATCGGAGAGACCGGCCCGAGTGCCCTGCACTACGTTAATCGCGAGAGTCTGATCACACGGTTTGACAAGAGCGTCGCGCCGGCGGTCGTCGGTGAAGACCCGTTCGACTTCAACTGGATTCGGCGCAAGCTGTATAACAGCGGTGACGCCGTGGCAGTCGAGATCGCGTGCTGGGACTTAATCGCCAAGAAGGCCGGCGTGCCACTCTATCGACTCTTGGGCGGTCACGGCGAAAAAGTGGGCGTGCCGGTCGCTGGTTACTGCTTCTTTCGAGCGCCCGCCCGCGATGGAACGGGAGGGGTCACACCTGACACGTTTGTCGACCACTGCCTCAGCGTGAAGGCCGAAGGCGGCTACTCCGTGCTGAAACTTAAGTTCGGGTCAAATCGGCCAGAGACTGAAGTCGCGCTTGCGGCCAAACTGCGCGCCTCGGCCGGGCCGGAGCTTGGGATGCGCGTGGATCCGAACGGTTCATGGTCGCTGACCACCGCGCTCCAGATGCTGAAACGCCTTGAGCCAATCGATCTTGAATACATCGAGGAACCGATACGTGTGCAGGGGCCAGCCGATGCCACAACGGCGACCGCCTTGTTGAAGCGGCTGCGCAGCATCAGCGCGACGCCGATCGCGGCAGATCACTGCTACCGGACCGATCTGCTTGCGCAGATCATCCGCGAGGACGCTGCGGATGTCGTTCTGGCCGACGTATTTGGCGCCGGTGGCATTGAACCCGCGATTAACTTCTGCCGACTGGCGGGTGCGTTTGGGCTCGGCGTTGCCATGCATAGCGGGGCCGAGCTGTGCGTCGGGCAAGTTGTCAAACTGCACGTTCACGCCGCGATGCCGGACGTCGTCACGCACGCGGGAGATTCGATCTATCCTGAGTACGCCGATGGCGTACTGCAAGGCGGCAAGCTGCAGATCAGAGACGGGTCGATGGCTGTTCCGCAGACGCCCGGACTTGGCGTTGACCTCGACCCGGTTCGGCTTGCGCGCTGGGAACTCACGGCGGACTGGCATCGCGAGCTGGACGCGTTCTGGGATCACACCAAGGCGATGATCGGCGTCACGTATCCAACATCGGACATGCTTATGCGGCATTACTAG
- a CDS encoding RraA family protein, whose product MCNVIELFDVQPHTTGFTDKSIRAVFPKLPPMVGFAATATCRTAAPRKEGDAYHHLTQQVDRFGELSGPAVVVFQDLDAPPVAATFGEIMCTTCRTFGAVGLITNGPGRDLDQVERLSFPVFTDGAVPSHGFIHILDVHTPVRVGGLTVYPDDLIHADLNGVAVIPRSIADRVPDAAAAFVVAEQIILSALHEPGATVASARAAMAEADAVMDTLRKKLRS is encoded by the coding sequence ATCTGCAATGTGATCGAACTGTTCGACGTGCAGCCCCATACTACCGGGTTCACGGATAAGTCAATTCGTGCGGTATTCCCGAAACTGCCGCCGATGGTCGGGTTTGCGGCAACTGCGACGTGCCGAACCGCAGCGCCCCGCAAAGAGGGCGATGCCTATCATCATCTGACCCAACAGGTCGACCGGTTTGGTGAGCTGTCCGGGCCTGCAGTCGTCGTGTTTCAAGACCTCGACGCGCCGCCGGTTGCCGCGACGTTCGGCGAAATCATGTGCACCACGTGTCGCACGTTCGGCGCGGTCGGGCTGATCACCAACGGCCCGGGGCGTGATCTCGATCAGGTCGAGCGGCTGAGCTTTCCGGTGTTTACCGATGGCGCGGTGCCGTCACATGGATTCATCCACATTCTTGACGTGCACACGCCAGTGCGCGTGGGTGGCTTAACCGTCTATCCCGACGACCTGATCCACGCCGACCTGAACGGCGTTGCGGTGATCCCTCGCAGTATTGCGGACCGCGTTCCAGATGCTGCCGCTGCATTCGTCGTCGCTGAGCAGATTATCCTGAGCGCGCTGCATGAGCCGGGCGCGACCGTGGCCTCCGCGCGGGCCGCTATGGCCGAGGCGGATGCTGTAATGGACACGCTTCGGAAGAAGTTGCGGAGCTAG